CATGCAGCTGCCAAAGGGGCTTCCCTCTTGTTCCATTCTGCCAGGAGGAAGGACCCCAGGACACCCCAGTGTCAGCCTCAAGGGAGGACcaaggctgcagcctggcacagagcGAGGACAGGAGGTCACTCCCGACCCTCAGCCCCACGACTCTGCTCCCGGTGGGGCAGATGAGCACAGCCCCAAGCCCTGTGGAGTGGCACCAGAGGAGGGGTGCAAGGAGGTGACCTCGGAGCCTGAGAAGGACAGCGGGAGCAGGACACCCACTGGCGGTCAGCAGGGCCCTACAAGGGCTGGGGACCAGCTCGCCACGGAGAGTGGGGAGAGCTGTGAgccctcctctgctctgcccagtgTGGCTGGGAGTGCCCAGTCTGCAGGAATCCCAATGGCCACTGAGACCCCCCCCAGTCCAGGCCCCACCACGAGCTCCAGCAACGGGGCCACCACCAGTCAGAACATTTCCTCGCCCACCAGTGATGCCAGGACAGGGAGTGCCAGCCCCGTCCAGTCTCtgagcagcacccagcctgAGGCCATCAGGACTGATGTGCCCCAGACACCCCCAGGGCCTGAGGTTGGTgacagccctgccctcccagccccactgacTGATGAGGTTGGTGCTAGCCCTGGTCCCATGGCACCAGTGACCCCAGAGGAGGCTGGGTCTGGCCCCATGGCACCACTGACCCCAGAGGAGGCCAGGACCAGCCCCACATCACAGATGACCCCAGAGAAGGCCAGGACCAGCCCCATGGCACCAGTGACCCCAGAGGAGGCCAGGACCAGCCCCATGGCACCACTGACACCAGAGGAGGCTGGATCCAGCCCCATGGCAccagtgagtccagaggaggctggGTCTGGCCCTGTGACCCCCAAGGAGACCAGGACCAGCCCCACATCACAAGTGACCCCAGAGAAGGCCAGGATCAGCCCCGTGGCATTGGTGACCCCAGAGGAGGCTGGGTCTGGCCCCACGGCACTGATGACCCCAAAGGAGGCCAgatccagccccacagcaccaCTGACCCCAGAGGAAGCCGTGTCCAGCCCTACAGCACCACTGACCCTGGAGGAGGTGCGGATGCTGGTGGAGCTTTTCTACCTGCCCTACCACCATGGAGCTCTGGCACAGGATCTCCTGGAGCACTTTCGGTGGCTGCGGGCAAACAGCCTCAGCGTGGGGGTCCCGGCCACGGCACCCGATGCCTGCGGGGTAAGGCTggtcctggtgctgctgcagcagggtggCTGCCATGGCGTGTGTCCCTAGGTGGCTCACACCTGGTGTGTCTCCAGGGCACGCAGTGGCGAGGCCGGGCTCAgtccttccagctgctctgcgCGCGAACGTGCCGCCTGCACAGCCGCTTCGTCAGCACCGCCGGCCGGGCGCTGCTCTACGACCTGCACCCCTACCTCTGGGACATCCGCAACATGCTGCTGGCCGCCAGTGCCTTTGTCCTCTGGCTGGGTACGTGGCTgatgccagccctgccagcccctgccagtCCCCGTCACACCTATCCAAACCCAGCTGAGTCGGAGTGCAGGACTCTGTGGCACTGGGGCACATCCAGGGCACCCTGATGCTTGTTCTCTGGGGATCCACTGCTTCCCCACTAAGGAGGTGAAGGTTTCTGGGACCCACCCCAGAGATCTGGGGTTCCAGTGTCCAGCTGGGGGTGCCAGGGTCCCTTCTGGGAGTGCACCTCCCCTTGACCCCTTTTCTGTGGCTGATTTGTGTCCTGTGCTCACCCCTTCACCTCTTTGCAGATGGTCACCTGCTCTGTGACCCCGACCCCAAGGGCACCTGGGGGAACTGCTTTGGCTGTAAGTATGGACACTGCCCTAGCTCACCCCTTACCAGCCCCAGCcctacagcagcagccagcacttgCCATCAGGCTGCCCTTCCCCACACTCTGCCTGCCGAGCCGAGCAGGAATGGCCCTGGGAATGACACAGTGGGGCAGGATGAGGCactgctgccagggacagggcagtCATTGGA
This window of the Corvus cornix cornix isolate S_Up_H32 chromosome 4, ASM73873v5, whole genome shotgun sequence genome carries:
- the LOC104690840 gene encoding protein O-GlcNAcase-like isoform X5, whose protein sequence is MAERPRFLCGVVEGFYGRPWSMDQRKLLFQWLQRQGLNCYMYAPKDELKHRLLWREPYTEHEAARMQSLIEAAQEQGVEFIFAISAGQDMVFSSAGDRLLLQQKLRQVAAMGCCSFALLFDDIDPCMCQADRDVFPSLAQAQASVANEVYQELGQPSIFLFCPTEYCSSLCSPSPSQSCYLQTIGQELLPGISVIWTGPKVVSQELSAVLLEEVEAVLRRCPVIWDNLYANDYDCRRVFLGPYMGRAPGLMSRLHGLLLNPNCELQANFVPIHTLGTWFRSELGSCAHPDHAGMEAVAALGDSQGAQDRSYSPQEALELALCDWVAEINQQALEPGGRTPGHPSVSLKGGPRLQPGTERGQEVTPDPQPHDSAPGGADEHSPKPCGVAPEEGCKEVTSEPEKDSGSRTPTGGQQGPTRAGDQLATESGESCEPSSALPSVAGSAQSAGIPMATETPPSPGPTTSSSNGATTSQNISSPTSDARTGSASPVQSLSSTQPEAIRTDVPQTPPGPEVGDSPALPAPLTDEVGASPGPMAPVTPEEAGSGPMAPLTPEEARTSPTSQMTPEKARTSPMAPVTPEEARTSPMAPLTPEEAGSSPMAPVSPEEAGSGPVTPKETRTSPTSQVTPEKARISPVALVTPEEAGSGPTALMTPKEARSSPTAPLTPEEAVSSPTAPLTLEEVRMLVELFYLPYHHGALAQDLLEHFRWLRANSLSVGVPATAPDACGGTQWRGRAQSFQLLCARTCRLHSRFVSTAGRALLYDLHPYLWDIRNMLLAASAFVLWLDGHLLCDPDPKGTWGNCFGWCQSITAPILLGRDAEPWARRGGLFGELQALLPVGNSCDLFYHPPPLFPSSQLYLLRPLLPLDKGPGQTSLPHPVPLQLKERLTPQIQAPQTRVQLICSG